GAATCAATGCAATATTCTATCTCTTTCCTCACTTCATCCCAAGATCATACCCTAATACATTTTTCAAtcaaatcacaaaaaaaatttaacttaatAATAGTTCAAACTATATTGTGTATTTAAATAACTCTTTGTGAAAAAGTGGAAGTtatgtataattaaaaataattctataatatatatatatatatatataacttttttttatcatatatctaaaatataatttataaataaacatatttatttgatataaatgttaaatataaaaaggcatataataaaagaaatcaaattaaACTAACTCAAATTGGCTTATTGGCTTCAAATTTACGTTTTTCTATAAATTcaaacttatataaaaaaaatcttaaaatcgttttgaaagaaataataaaaaatcatagtTTTTAGAAAAGTTATCGAGTGTAACTTACTTGGAACTTAagccaatatttttttatacgaCTAGCTAGTTTTGATTCGAAACTTAAGGGATTTTGAGAAAAATATGTGCCATATTTTATGTGATACAAGACCttatttgtttgaaaaaaatttaaagtattttatactatataaatcatatttattGATTCAATATATCtccaataatattattataaatttttacttgAATGTGTAACGTTAaaaatgagtattttttttaaaaaaaaactttaatggAAGGTATCATTATGTTATTTGCCATCTCAATTAATCTGCGacatcaagtaacaacaatagtaatttaacaaaaataatactattttataacaTACGCTTGCGTGAAGAGAATGAAGAAATATTGTTGAAGAAAGAGTTCATACAATCTTAAGAGAGTAGTAGATGGTACTTACATGGAGAGAGTTTAACATCAAATGTCGATTACACAAGTACTTACGTGTCATTTATTTCTTAGTTGatgcaaaaaatatataatattaagttaaataaaaatacaaattgcAAATGTCCATACAATTTCGtatttaaatacataaaaaGAGTACAAACTATATTATACACATTATGTGTGTAAGTATTgttcttataaaattaaattacgtTGGAGATCATCACGAGATAATAACatctcataatatataagtgagtaaaaactttatcatataaattaattttataagattgaattattcttctattaaaacatatcacaaaatattaaaataatcaaaatattaaattaatataatagaaaaaacataaataaataattatataatcatTCTACAAAAGCCATTCATCTTAtccatataatatatataatatcaattATTTGTTCCTATAAGATTAATACCAAAGTTCATATTTATAGATCAACaacttttaatatttgttaattCACTAATTTACCATTTATGTTCCTTTAACAATTTCTTATAAAACATGTCTCATTGAATATCAATTATTCCTTTATCATTGACTTGATGTTATAAATCTTTATCGGATTTCACCTAGTAATATCATTGTCTATTTGACTCAATCTATACTAGAATCTGAAACTAAAATTTGGTTGAATCCTCTAACTTAATATTCAAATTATCTATGCATACATCAATTTTAAAGGAACATTTAAAGATAACTAGGGAAATATTATTTGGGTAATGATTAGGTTGCTTAAATTTCTTGAATGGTAAAACATCATTTGAGCGTTATCTAAAGAGATACATTAATGGAGAGGAGAGAATTaagattattatttatttaaattatttagattctaaatttggtagaaaaatcttgataactaatttTTGTCTCTataattggtttttatttaatgattttttttagttatacTTTCTTAACTTTTGTATTTTAACATGAGTTTACAATACTTTATAAAATATGTTacaatataaaaatgttttacttcaaaaaaataatattttatttaaaacttaagtttgtttattttgtttttcaaaaagatAGTATTATTTCTTTATCCTTGACTATacgtttaaaattaaaaaataatttgaattttgtatttgataattaatatttatttttaaatattaaattctaAAGTCATAACAATACCTATGTTATCTTTATGTACGTTTTGGAGATTCAATATTgactaaaaataagaataaattataattttaatatatatatatatttatataaaagtgagaatgtaaattttatcttataaattagttttgatattaaattttaatctagttttttaatataataaagtatattaaaaaatatatcttattAGATTTGAAGAAACTATTATATCACTCAGTTGAATTTCTATCACATCACTCATAAAAAACCTTATTCTGTAATTCAAGTTGATTAATGACAgaaactacaagaaaatcataatcatcaaatagaaactaattttttagagaccaaaataattagttgcaatagtaactaaattagataccattttaaaaactaaaaaaaaaattggtttctaaattagtttctattattattaaatagtttctaaattggtatttaattagcaaccaatgtttttgttaccaaatttagaaactaaataattggtagttaaaacattggttgctaattagataccaatctagaaattatttaataataatagaaactcatttagaaaccaattttttttagtttataaaatggtctctaatttagttactattacaactaattattttggtctctaaaaattggtttctatttcatgattttcttgtagtgagataAAATTTCACTTTAATTAAGGATAAAAAATATTGGATCATGTTATAAGTACTAAGTAACatgttatttataaaaaaagtgatcatattataattatcatGCAACATAATTCTAAAAGTATTAAGcataatgttaaaaaaaatcaatatcttAATATtcatatcaataaataaatattttgtctCCTTTACAAAAATAGATGTTATATATAAATCTTAATCTACGGACTAATTCAAccacaattaattttaataatcacttttcagatatttttttctcaaaatttcaAAGATATgtttttatcaattattttttagttgagGCTTTAAAAGTAGAAGAAATCGTAATAAATGTATTTCTAATAATTTACTATCTCGAGATGGTTTTAACTAATAACCAATTTTAAATATAGTGACTGCAGAAGCAaggtatattttattttgaagtttACCAAAGTAAAATGAAAAGTATATAAATGTATTCAAAAGTAGATTaatatcttaaaataaattCCATCACCTTAATTATGGAATCTCTTGTTGTTGTAGCTTAAGAATAAGTTCTCATGAAGGAAACCCATAACCCATTAGTAAATTAATCTTTGAAAGAATGCAACATGtgggttatgactcacctttccgttttcttggcataattgggaggttactTGCCACAATTAATTGTAATCAAATGGAGGTTTCTTACTACAATTAATTGTCATCAAagggaggttaattaccattagTTGTCTTTATTATTATGGTCTCCTaaaaccactatatatagtggcttccttctAGCAATGTAACACACACAACAAACAACAACGCACACTTGtttcctctctcttttcctatactctctatttcttttcttgggggtaagtgtttaacccatatagagagaatttgttttgaggctatttatctattagtctgagaggaattcattgtactcccagtaccattatagtggaagttttggctctctcgccagtggttttttacctctatttaaagaggttttccacctaaaaattctggtatcattctcactttacttgttactttaatttctcataatcttttgTTGAAATTATTACGCTTCcacacacgatatccctacaaattggcatcagagcttttcgataattcaaccatGATCTATTGTTCAATAATGtcaaaattgaatattgagaaatttgatggtaaaatcagctttgctgtctggcgagtccagatgctagttgttctcacccagaatggtttaaagaaagttTTGACAGGTAAAATGATGAGACCAACCACTATGACAGAGGAGCAGTGGGATGAGATGGATGAAAAGGCATTGTCTGCAATCCAGTTATGCTTGTCTCGTGAGGTGTTGCGTGAGGTCATCAACGAGAAAACTACAGCAGGCATATGGAGTAAATTGGAGTCTCTATACATGACCAAAAGTCTTGCAAACAAACTCCGGTTAAAGGAGCGACTCTTTACACTCTGAATGTCCGAAGGTACTCCCATCCAATCTcaccttgatgaatttaattccatcataattgatttggaaaatttggatgttaaaattgatgacGAGGACAAAAGACGCATGTCACATGTCCCGTattcaaatgcaattggaagtcTCATGTATGCTATGGTATGTACTAGAACTGATTTAACTTATGTTGTTAGCATTGTTAGCAGGTTCATGCAAAATCCAGGCAAGACACACTGGGAAGCCGTTAAATGGATACTTCGTTATCTGAAAGGTTCTCCAGATCTTGGTTTGGTATTTGATCAACATAGAGTCGATCCCGGAGGAGCAGTTGGCTATGTTGATGCTGACTATGGTGGTGATTTAGATCGGAGAAGGTCACTTTCAGCCTACATTTTTACCCTATGTGGGTCTGCTATCAGTTGGTATTCTTCACTTCAAGCCATTGCGGTTTTGTCCACCACTGAAGCAGAACATATTGCTGCTACAGAAGGTATGAAAGAGGCTATATGGCTTTGAGGCTTGGTAAGTGAACTTGGTCTTCAACaagatgttcttgttatattttgtgatagtcagagTGTTGTTCACTTAACCAGGAACCGTAAgtatcactcaaggaccaagcacattgaaattaaacaccattttatccgagacattgttgatacaggagatataattgttgaaaaaattcatacgGCCGAAAATCCTGTATACATG
The sequence above is a segment of the Phaseolus vulgaris cultivar G19833 chromosome 2, P. vulgaris v2.0, whole genome shotgun sequence genome. Coding sequences within it:
- the LOC137809300 gene encoding secreted RxLR effector protein 161-like — translated: MSEGTPIQSHLDEFNSIIIDLENLDVKIDDEDKRRMSHVPYSNAIGSLMYAMVCTRTDLTYVVSIVSRFMQNPGKTHWEAVKWILRYLKGSPDLGLVFDQHRVDPGGAVGYVDADYGGDLDRRRSLSAYIFTLCGSAISWYSSLQAIAVLSTTEAEHIAATEGMKEAIWL